From a single Nostoc edaphicum CCNP1411 genomic region:
- a CDS encoding serine/threonine-protein kinase, with amino-acid sequence MTHHIIGKLLQGRYQIVQSLGAGVFGQTYIAVDVDYPENPKCVVKQIKVSSCESDYLDMLRLMFLTETETLKLLGSHQQIPEFIACFEENERFYLVQELIEGHPLTGELPIDQHWGCLWSEREVVEFLIDVLGILEFVHSQGVIHCDIKPENLIRRTSDTYGNDKALRKLVLIDFGSIQSIDFGIGAELPIYRIPVTSLGYIPPEQFIGQTQPNSDIYALGMIAIQALTGLEPLQLKADPYTNEIFWRSQNTPVNDYLAAVLSQMIRYNYQDRFQSAGEVLRILKQIIWETEPSQILETDDKFPLEVAIEDNNSPNPVSGKSSPLFTGMKVGLAANSLLMGFGVYSLVNTAPAYSETDTLYQAKKEYQTGDLQEAIALAKSIPSYSNVYPEAQATIEEWQQQWQVAAQQHQIAQIAFHESRWSDVLHAAAKVPDILYWQSRTDKLVQKAYVNIEVQTQDLLAKAYERATEKDFSTALQYLRQIPKESSAGALVQDKLAEYNRKRQIRAAYFLQKAYKKASIGDFNRAVKFLRNIPQDTLVYAQAQIKLNEYTQKQRVLADNQKVASVKRINSSIPKNSATRIEYFQGVNYLQEVNIR; translated from the coding sequence ATGACCCACCACATAATCGGTAAATTACTACAAGGGCGTTACCAAATTGTCCAAAGCCTTGGTGCAGGGGTATTTGGACAAACATACATTGCTGTTGACGTAGATTATCCAGAGAATCCCAAATGCGTTGTTAAACAGATTAAGGTTAGCAGTTGCGAATCCGACTACTTGGATATGTTGAGGTTAATGTTTCTGACTGAAACTGAAACCCTTAAGCTTCTGGGAAGCCATCAGCAAATTCCCGAATTCATCGCTTGCTTTGAAGAAAATGAGCGATTTTATTTAGTGCAAGAGCTTATTGAAGGACATCCGCTGACTGGGGAATTACCTATTGATCAACATTGGGGGTGTCTGTGGAGTGAAAGGGAAGTTGTAGAATTTCTGATAGATGTCTTAGGTATTCTAGAATTTGTTCACTCTCAAGGCGTGATTCATTGTGATATCAAGCCAGAAAACTTAATCAGACGCACTAGCGATACCTATGGCAACGATAAAGCTTTACGCAAGTTAGTTTTGATTGACTTTGGCTCAATCCAGTCTATCGATTTTGGGATAGGTGCGGAATTGCCTATTTATAGAATTCCCGTCACTTCATTGGGATATATACCACCGGAGCAATTTATTGGACAAACACAGCCCAACAGTGATATTTATGCTTTGGGCATGATTGCCATCCAGGCTTTGACTGGGTTAGAACCATTACAATTAAAAGCTGATCCTTATACTAATGAAATTTTTTGGCGTTCTCAAAACACGCCAGTTAACGATTATCTAGCTGCTGTTCTCAGCCAAATGATCCGCTACAATTACCAAGACCGCTTTCAGTCTGCGGGTGAGGTGCTGCGGATACTTAAACAAATAATATGGGAAACTGAGCCATCACAAATATTAGAAACAGATGATAAATTTCCTCTAGAGGTGGCGATTGAGGATAATAATTCTCCAAACCCTGTATCTGGCAAATCATCCCCATTATTCACAGGGATGAAAGTAGGACTGGCGGCTAATTCTTTATTGATGGGATTTGGTGTATATTCTTTAGTTAATACTGCACCTGCATATTCAGAAACAGACACTTTATATCAAGCGAAAAAAGAATATCAAACTGGGGATTTACAAGAAGCGATCGCATTAGCGAAATCAATTCCCTCCTACAGCAATGTTTATCCAGAAGCGCAAGCAACAATTGAAGAATGGCAACAGCAATGGCAAGTTGCGGCACAGCAACACCAAATAGCACAGATAGCTTTTCATGAGAGCAGATGGTCAGATGTTCTTCATGCTGCTGCTAAAGTTCCAGATATTTTATATTGGCAATCTAGAACAGATAAACTAGTTCAAAAAGCATACGTCAATATTGAAGTACAGACGCAAGATTTATTAGCAAAAGCTTACGAAAGAGCAACTGAAAAAGATTTTTCTACTGCATTACAATATCTGCGGCAAATTCCTAAAGAAAGTTCTGCTGGTGCTTTAGTTCAAGACAAGTTAGCTGAATACAATCGAAAGCGGCAGATCAGAGCAGCTTACTTTTTACAAAAAGCTTACAAGAAAGCATCTATTGGTGATTTTAATCGAGCTGTAAAATTTCTCCGAAATATTCCCCAAGATACTCTAGTTTATGCTCAAGCTCAAATCAAATTGAATGAGTATACTCAAAAGCAACGTGTCCTGGCTGACAATCAAAAGGTAGCTTCTGTAAAAAGAATAAATTCATCCATCCCTAAAAACTCAGCTACTAGAATTGAATATTTTCAGGGAGTAAATTACCTGCAAGAGGTTAATATACGTTAA
- a CDS encoding YcjF family protein: MPLSRIVTLIVGLIVILGLALWLIDSLSRLYWQLSYSPLLGNLLLLLLIVLIGALVAAFVYYVLVIQSGEKRSRRNPKRVTAAQIPAGKSDAASTTLQAVRQQVGQIQDEVARQALLSKSREIEANLARGEIQVVVFGTGSAGKTSLVNAIMGRMVGQVDAPMGTTQVGETYCLRLKGLERKILITDTPGILEAGVAGTEREQMARELATEADLLLFVVDNDLRRSEYEPLRGLAEIGKRSLLVLNKTDLYTDEDKESILARLRQRVRGFIATNDVVAIAANPQSAQLETGETFQPEPDIVPLLRRTAAVLRAEGEDLVADNILLQSLRLGDEARKLIDGQRRRQADKIVERFQWIGAGVVSVTPIPVVDLLATAAVNAQMVVEIGRVYGCELNMERGRELALSLAKTIASLGIVKGAIQLLSTALQLNVATFIIGRAIQGVTAAYLTRIAGKSFIEYFRHDQDWGDGGMTEVVQRQFQINRRDEFIKAFIQEAIARVVKPLQDKSEAMEEEESRE, from the coding sequence ATGCCTCTGTCACGCATAGTAACGCTGATTGTTGGTCTGATCGTCATTTTGGGGCTAGCCCTGTGGCTAATTGATTCCCTATCACGGCTCTACTGGCAATTGTCCTATTCGCCTTTGTTAGGCAATTTGCTGCTGTTACTGCTGATTGTCCTCATTGGAGCCTTGGTTGCAGCTTTCGTCTATTATGTACTGGTGATTCAATCTGGGGAAAAGCGATCGCGCCGTAACCCTAAACGAGTGACTGCGGCACAAATTCCTGCTGGCAAATCTGATGCTGCTTCTACAACTCTCCAAGCTGTGCGCCAACAGGTAGGGCAAATTCAAGATGAAGTAGCACGTCAAGCTTTATTAAGTAAATCACGAGAGATTGAAGCCAATCTAGCACGGGGTGAAATTCAAGTAGTGGTATTTGGTACAGGAAGTGCTGGTAAAACTTCCCTGGTAAATGCGATTATGGGACGCATGGTCGGTCAAGTGGATGCACCGATGGGTACAACTCAGGTTGGGGAAACTTATTGTCTGCGGTTGAAGGGATTAGAACGCAAGATTTTAATTACAGATACGCCAGGAATTTTAGAAGCGGGTGTAGCGGGAACGGAACGGGAACAAATGGCGCGAGAACTGGCAACAGAAGCAGATTTACTGTTGTTTGTGGTAGATAATGATTTACGACGCTCAGAATATGAGCCGCTGCGGGGGTTGGCAGAAATTGGGAAGCGATCGCTTTTGGTTCTCAACAAAACCGATTTATATACAGATGAAGATAAAGAATCCATCCTCGCTAGGTTGCGTCAACGGGTACGGGGATTTATTGCTACTAATGATGTGGTAGCGATCGCTGCAAATCCCCAATCTGCACAACTAGAAACTGGCGAAACCTTCCAGCCGGAACCAGATATTGTTCCTTTACTGCGGCGCACCGCTGCTGTTTTACGCGCCGAGGGTGAAGATTTGGTGGCGGATAACATTCTTTTACAATCTCTGCGATTGGGAGACGAGGCGCGAAAACTCATTGATGGCCAGCGTCGCCGTCAAGCTGACAAAATCGTGGAACGGTTTCAATGGATTGGTGCTGGTGTAGTATCAGTGACACCTATACCAGTCGTAGATTTATTGGCGACAGCCGCAGTCAACGCTCAAATGGTTGTAGAGATTGGCAGAGTGTACGGCTGTGAATTGAATATGGAACGGGGACGAGAGTTAGCCCTTTCTTTAGCGAAAACCATCGCGAGTTTAGGTATTGTCAAAGGAGCAATTCAATTATTATCTACAGCTTTGCAACTCAATGTTGCCACCTTTATTATTGGTAGGGCGATTCAAGGTGTGACAGCAGCTTATTTAACGCGAATAGCTGGTAAAAGTTTCATTGAATATTTTCGTCATGACCAAGATTGGGGTGATGGTGGAATGACAGAAGTTGTACAGCGACAGTTTCAAATTAATCGCAGAGATGAATTTATCAAAGCTTTTATTCAAGAAGCGATCGCGCGGGTAGTGAAGCCGTTACAAGATAAATCTGAAGCGATGGAGGAAGAAGAAAGTAGAGAATAA
- a CDS encoding glutathione S-transferase family protein — MSIQNTVSTWEEVLETARKNTSARRVKRTGQSPSTAPIPSSLEKLPPNTEPPILLYRDTNSWCPFCERVWFALEEKEIPFATEFIDLTNKPKWYTDLVPTTLVPAAKIEGKLVYESKDILLALEERFPTPALLPENSEENAVARQLVEEAETNGFREIAYKFLREAPVDADELANSQAAFEAKLDELEQALAKYPGPYFVSTFSLVDILYSPHLDRLAANLPVYRGYHLKGNPRFPRINAWFDALNQRPAYHRVKSDNITNNLLLRRRWGVEPIGNPLPLDVADSEKIQYRAEAAERLSDNREVAIADVIKNSGVQALAADGDFTTVKDAVDFHLRQLANYLIHGNGATLPGGRTGGKNSSVDPIFAAVGAITFAYLRNRICAPRDMSAGAATAFRSAIDKLLTSVY; from the coding sequence ATGTCTATTCAAAACACAGTGTCAACTTGGGAAGAAGTTTTAGAGACTGCTAGAAAAAATACCTCTGCACGTAGGGTAAAGAGAACAGGACAATCTCCTTCTACTGCACCAATACCCAGCAGTTTAGAGAAACTTCCCCCAAATACAGAACCGCCAATCTTGCTTTATCGAGATACTAATTCCTGGTGTCCTTTCTGCGAGAGAGTTTGGTTTGCTCTCGAAGAAAAGGAAATTCCCTTTGCAACGGAGTTTATTGATTTAACTAATAAACCCAAATGGTACACTGACTTAGTTCCTACAACCCTTGTGCCAGCAGCAAAAATTGAGGGAAAGTTAGTATACGAATCTAAAGATATTCTCTTGGCTTTAGAAGAAAGGTTTCCTACTCCTGCATTATTGCCTGAGAATTCAGAGGAAAACGCTGTTGCTAGGCAGTTGGTTGAGGAGGCTGAGACTAACGGTTTTAGAGAAATTGCTTACAAATTCCTGAGAGAAGCACCTGTAGATGCTGATGAGTTGGCAAACTCACAAGCAGCATTTGAGGCTAAGTTAGATGAACTTGAGCAAGCTTTGGCTAAATATCCCGGCCCTTACTTTGTCAGTACATTTAGCTTAGTTGACATTCTGTATAGCCCCCATCTAGATAGATTGGCGGCTAATTTACCTGTATATCGGGGATATCACCTCAAAGGAAATCCTCGCTTTCCTCGCATTAATGCTTGGTTTGATGCACTTAATCAGCGTCCTGCTTATCACAGAGTAAAATCGGATAATATCACCAATAATTTATTGTTGCGTCGCAGATGGGGTGTAGAACCGATTGGAAATCCTTTACCTCTGGATGTGGCAGATAGTGAGAAAATTCAATATCGCGCCGAAGCCGCTGAGAGATTGAGCGATAATCGGGAAGTTGCGATCGCAGATGTTATCAAAAATTCTGGAGTCCAAGCTTTAGCCGCAGACGGTGATTTTACCACAGTTAAAGACGCTGTTGATTTTCACCTGCGACAACTAGCTAATTATCTGATTCATGGCAATGGTGCAACTTTACCGGGTGGAAGGACTGGTGGTAAAAATAGCAGCGTTGATCCTATCTTCGCTGCTGTGGGTGCTATTACTTTCGCATATTTGAGAAATCGCATCTGCGCCCCCCGTGATATGAGTGCTGGTGCAGCAACAGCGTTTCGATCTGCGATCGATAAATTGTTGACATCTGTTTATTAA
- a CDS encoding carotenoid oxygenase family protein — MHTITKKSTKKAWANAIAEPAKEFPLTQLSILSGEIPEGLRGTLYRNGPARLERGGERVGHWFDGDGAILGVHFTDAGASGIYRYVQTAEYQAETQADKFLYGVYGMHTPGPIWKRWGQQIKNAANTSVLALPDKLLALWEATNPYALDLQTLETKGLDDLGALDNGLPYSAHYKRDSQTGEIFNFGISIGSSVQLNLYKSDRTGKIIQKTAFKLDRYSIMHDFVLTQRYLVFFMPPMRMKMLPMMLGLNTFSESLLWEPQLGTQVLIFDRENLSLVSRGETDPWFNWHFGNGYEDQDGSVILDMVRYSDFHQTNEYLREFASGETHTVTKGTLWQVRLNPQTGKVTETQEVVKQKCEFPVVQRCLRRQATQVGQPWRYTYILLMPQRTDTDKESFSAIARFDYKTETLTEADLGENRYPSEPIHAQDAQNPEQGWLLTVVYDGNSHSSEVWIFDSDRLDAEPVCKLGLPSVIPHSFHGTWNPA; from the coding sequence ATGCATACCATAACTAAAAAGTCAACAAAAAAAGCTTGGGCTAATGCGATCGCAGAACCGGCAAAAGAATTTCCTCTTACTCAACTGTCAATTCTTTCTGGCGAAATTCCAGAGGGTTTGCGTGGCACACTTTACCGCAATGGCCCCGCACGGTTAGAACGCGGTGGTGAGCGTGTGGGACACTGGTTTGATGGAGATGGGGCAATTCTCGGCGTCCATTTCACGGATGCAGGAGCCAGTGGAATCTATCGCTATGTGCAAACAGCAGAATACCAAGCTGAAACTCAAGCCGATAAGTTTCTTTATGGTGTCTATGGGATGCATACGCCAGGGCCGATTTGGAAGCGCTGGGGTCAACAGATCAAGAATGCTGCGAATACTTCAGTGTTGGCTTTACCTGATAAATTGTTGGCTTTATGGGAAGCAACCAATCCTTATGCCCTTGATTTACAAACTTTAGAAACAAAGGGATTGGATGATTTAGGCGCTTTAGATAACGGATTACCTTATTCTGCTCATTACAAACGTGATTCACAAACAGGCGAAATTTTTAACTTTGGAATCAGTATCGGAAGTTCTGTACAACTGAATCTCTACAAAAGCGATCGCACTGGCAAAATTATTCAAAAAACTGCTTTTAAGCTAGATCGCTACTCTATAATGCATGATTTTGTTTTAACTCAAAGATATCTGGTGTTTTTCATGCCACCGATGCGGATGAAAATGCTGCCAATGATGCTAGGTCTGAATACCTTTAGTGAATCTCTGTTGTGGGAACCTCAGTTAGGAACCCAGGTGTTAATATTTGACCGGGAAAACTTATCCTTAGTTAGTCGTGGCGAAACCGATCCTTGGTTTAATTGGCATTTTGGCAATGGCTATGAAGATCAAGACGGTTCAGTAATTCTGGACATGGTGCGATATTCAGATTTTCACCAAACTAATGAATATCTCAGAGAATTTGCCAGTGGTGAGACGCACACAGTTACTAAAGGAACATTGTGGCAAGTACGTCTCAATCCCCAAACTGGTAAAGTTACAGAAACACAGGAAGTTGTCAAGCAAAAGTGTGAATTTCCTGTAGTACAGCGATGCCTACGGCGGCAAGCTACGCAAGTTGGGCAACCTTGGCGTTATACTTACATATTATTAATGCCCCAAAGAACAGATACAGACAAAGAATCCTTCAGTGCGATCGCCCGCTTCGACTACAAAACCGAAACCCTCACCGAAGCCGACTTAGGAGAAAACCGCTATCCTTCAGAACCCATCCACGCCCAAGATGCCCAAAACCCTGAACAAGGCTGGCTGCTAACCGTTGTATACGATGGTAATTCTCATAGTAGTGAAGTTTGGATATTTGATAGCGATCGCCTGGATGCAGAACCCGTTTGCAAACTAGGATTACCTAGCGTAATTCCCCACAGCTTTCACGGCACTTGGAACCCAGCTTAA
- a CDS encoding PEP-CTERM sorting domain-containing protein (PEP-CTERM proteins occur, often in large numbers, in the proteomes of bacteria that also encode an exosortase, a predicted intramembrane cysteine proteinase. The presence of a PEP-CTERM domain at a protein's C-terminus predicts cleavage within the sorting domain, followed by covalent anchoring to some some component of the (usually Gram-negative) cell surface. Many PEP-CTERM proteins exhibit an unusual sequence composition that includes large numbers of potential glycosylation sites. Expression of one such protein has been shown restore the ability of a bacterium to form floc, a type of biofilm.), with product MKNFYKLAMTAAIVGFGLGTLNVAQAATVSLSSSNQGWWNTRDTNNNLNDNYITANVTGNGYRSFFTFDLGALAGVSSATLQVQRFEGSGDPIQTLGLFDVSTSADVLSQKVNNPDIDIYNDLGSGKNYGTFKVSTSGDQNEILSFVLNSDAIADINANSGQFFSIGGALLGDLGIVDQYLFGFSGLGSSATLVVDTDITTVPEPGTLGGAVLVGITGLCLKRKRKAFQTV from the coding sequence ATGAAAAACTTTTACAAACTGGCAATGACGGCTGCTATTGTTGGATTCGGATTAGGAACGCTGAACGTAGCGCAAGCAGCAACTGTTAGTTTAAGTAGCTCAAATCAAGGTTGGTGGAATACGCGCGATACTAACAATAACTTGAACGACAACTATATAACTGCAAATGTCACTGGTAACGGTTATCGTAGCTTTTTTACATTCGATCTTGGCGCTCTAGCTGGAGTCTCCTCAGCAACTTTGCAAGTTCAACGATTTGAAGGTTCAGGAGATCCAATACAGACTTTAGGTTTGTTTGATGTTTCAACATCTGCTGATGTACTTAGTCAAAAAGTTAATAACCCTGATATCGATATTTATAACGATTTGGGAAGTGGTAAAAACTACGGTACTTTTAAAGTCAGCACCTCTGGCGATCAAAATGAAATCCTAAGTTTTGTTCTCAACTCGGATGCTATTGCAGATATTAACGCCAACAGTGGGCAATTTTTCTCAATTGGAGGTGCGCTTTTGGGCGATCTTGGAATTGTAGATCAGTATCTGTTTGGATTTAGTGGTCTTGGTTCGTCTGCAACACTTGTGGTTGATACTGATATAACCACCGTTCCAGAACCTGGGACTCTTGGCGGAGCAGTTCTTGTTGGTATTACGGGCTTATGCCTAAAGCGCAAAAGAAAAGCGTTTCAAACCGTATAG
- a CDS encoding class I SAM-dependent methyltransferase family protein, with product MPKDWYEWHDLYNTEPKLRQRLEIVQEYIAYSLNASPSGAIRIVSVCAGDGRDLLGTLKNHPRAKDVSARLVEINSNLVERGRATIESLGLAKQIEFINDDATLATNYVGAVPADIVIVCGVFGNLAQEAELNRLLDNLSFLSKPGAFVIWTRGHSNGITYSDNVRKILSASGFEEVNFKLTATGDMGVGLHRYLGENLPQPKEQQLFVFSGIPSKAR from the coding sequence ATGCCAAAAGATTGGTATGAATGGCACGATCTCTACAACACTGAGCCAAAATTGCGGCAGCGTCTAGAAATCGTGCAGGAATATATTGCTTATAGCTTAAATGCGTCTCCATCTGGCGCTATCCGAATAGTGAGTGTTTGTGCGGGTGATGGACGAGATTTACTAGGAACTTTAAAAAATCACCCTCGTGCGAAGGATGTTTCTGCAAGACTGGTTGAAATAAATTCAAATTTAGTTGAGCGTGGACGAGCAACTATAGAGTCTTTGGGTTTAGCCAAGCAAATTGAGTTTATCAATGATGATGCAACTCTTGCTACTAACTATGTAGGAGCAGTGCCGGCTGATATTGTGATTGTTTGTGGTGTCTTTGGCAATCTGGCACAGGAAGCTGAACTCAATCGCTTACTAGATAACCTGAGTTTTCTGAGTAAACCAGGTGCTTTTGTCATTTGGACTCGTGGACACTCCAACGGTATTACCTACTCTGACAATGTGCGGAAAATTTTAAGTGCATCTGGATTTGAGGAAGTGAACTTCAAGCTTACGGCTACGGGAGACATGGGTGTAGGTCTTCATCGATACCTTGGTGAAAACTTACCTCAACCCAAAGAGCAACAATTATTTGTGTTTTCTGGCATTCCTAGTAAAGCGAGGTAA
- a CDS encoding precorrin-8X methylmutase produces MNADCLTIKELTDAVGGGLTPRMVRHYHQLGLLPQPVRSPSNYRLYTKKDILRLQRIVALKQQGFQLNHIRNILEVEPEADTTVNLMGQLQQQYRAVMQQISQLRQTASALEGLLGRDRHCQIIQAEVLAQLKLLDVETQAGLGGLENLWSGLDAEIHTHSEAFTESLQRLLPDLSHRSEIEQHLISQLVLACGDVSLVSFVKLSRGAIAASRAALSSSCQIVVDTQTVAAALDQTRLVHLGCRIETLIDNPHITTATEAELAFWQHRQWREKLQQVSPGCVLVVGYAPSVLVEICEAIANQKIQPALVIGMPIGFSHAPAAKRQLMQQGIPYITVEGTLGGGALAATALNALVESLIDKPDCHCYLNEC; encoded by the coding sequence ATGAATGCTGATTGCTTAACCATTAAAGAACTCACTGATGCAGTAGGAGGCGGTTTAACTCCGCGGATGGTGCGCCATTACCATCAATTGGGACTGCTACCTCAACCAGTGCGATCGCCTAGCAATTACCGTCTCTATACCAAAAAAGATATTCTCCGGTTGCAACGGATTGTAGCATTGAAGCAGCAAGGGTTTCAGCTAAACCACATCCGCAATATTTTGGAGGTGGAACCAGAGGCGGATACAACTGTTAACCTCATGGGACAACTCCAGCAACAATATCGGGCGGTGATGCAACAAATTTCTCAACTGCGGCAAACTGCATCAGCATTAGAAGGATTATTGGGTCGCGATCGCCATTGTCAAATTATCCAGGCGGAAGTTTTGGCACAACTCAAGTTACTGGATGTCGAAACCCAAGCCGGATTGGGGGGATTGGAAAATCTGTGGAGTGGCTTGGATGCCGAAATTCATACCCATTCAGAAGCTTTTACTGAATCGCTACAACGCTTACTACCTGATTTGTCTCATCGTTCAGAAATTGAACAACACCTAATTTCTCAGTTGGTTTTGGCTTGTGGCGATGTGAGTTTGGTGTCCTTTGTCAAATTGAGTCGAGGTGCGATCGCAGCTAGTCGAGCAGCTCTATCTTCAAGTTGTCAAATTGTTGTCGATACCCAAACGGTTGCTGCTGCTTTAGATCAAACCCGATTAGTTCACTTGGGATGTCGCATTGAAACCTTGATTGATAACCCTCATATTACCACCGCCACAGAAGCAGAACTCGCTTTTTGGCAACATCGACAATGGCGAGAAAAATTGCAGCAAGTAAGTCCGGGTTGTGTGCTGGTAGTCGGTTATGCTCCCTCAGTACTTGTAGAAATTTGTGAAGCAATCGCTAACCAGAAAATTCAGCCTGCATTAGTAATAGGAATGCCCATTGGCTTTAGCCATGCTCCCGCAGCCAAGCGACAACTGATGCAACAAGGGATACCTTATATTACAGTTGAAGGAACTTTGGGAGGTGGCGCTTTAGCTGCAACTGCCCTAAATGCTTTGGTGGAATCATTGATTGATAAGCCAGATTGTCATTGTTATCTCAATGAGTGCTGA
- a CDS encoding class II glutamine amidotransferase, whose protein sequence is MCQLLGMNCNVPTDICFSFEGFSARGGRTDHHSDGWGIAFFEGKGCRMFLDAQPSVASPVAELVRNYPIHSTHVIAHIRKATQGEVALHNCHPFRRELWGQYWVFAHNGNLPDFEPENLGFYQAVGNTDSEKAFCMMLETLRSRFPEGKPDIKELYSVLQEITYTIAKLGIFNYLLSDGEHFFAYCSTKLSYIVRQAPFAAAHLIDQDMTVDFREVTTERDRVAVIATTPLTDNEVWTQIQPGELLVFQDGLPLKYAFS, encoded by the coding sequence ATGTGCCAATTGCTCGGAATGAACTGCAATGTTCCAACGGATATTTGCTTTTCTTTTGAAGGGTTTTCTGCACGGGGAGGAAGAACGGATCATCATAGCGATGGTTGGGGCATTGCTTTCTTTGAAGGAAAGGGATGTCGAATGTTTTTAGATGCCCAACCTTCTGTTGCTTCTCCGGTAGCGGAGTTGGTGCGGAATTATCCCATCCACTCAACCCATGTCATAGCCCATATCCGCAAAGCTACTCAGGGTGAAGTTGCCTTACACAACTGCCATCCTTTCCGCAGAGAATTGTGGGGTCAGTATTGGGTGTTTGCCCACAATGGTAATTTGCCAGATTTTGAACCGGAAAATTTGGGCTTTTATCAAGCTGTAGGTAACACTGATAGCGAAAAAGCATTCTGTATGATGCTAGAAACATTGCGATCGCGTTTTCCTGAAGGTAAGCCCGACATAAAGGAACTGTACTCTGTGCTGCAAGAGATTACTTACACAATTGCAAAATTGGGTATATTTAATTACTTATTGTCAGATGGAGAACACTTTTTTGCTTATTGCTCAACTAAACTCAGCTACATTGTTCGCCAAGCGCCCTTTGCGGCTGCCCATTTAATTGACCAAGACATGACTGTAGATTTTCGAGAAGTGACTACTGAACGCGATCGCGTCGCTGTGATTGCTACCACTCCCCTCACTGACAACGAAGTTTGGACACAAATTCAACCGGGAGAATTACTAGTTTTTCAGGACGGCTTACCTCTGAAATATGCATTCAGTTAA